The Ensifer adhaerens genome contains a region encoding:
- a CDS encoding DNA alkylation repair protein: MAEPLKNLLHPGVVIAIADALERNAAGFDRKRFVALAGDGLEALELMQRSLQIRDALVETLPQAFPEAAANLHACLPRDGADGISGWSLLPFSQYVALRGLDDFDLSLSLLRALTPHFTAEFGIRVFIDRDQERALATIRDWTKDPNHHVRRLASEGTRPRLPWAMRLLQLIRDPQPILPILTALLDDPEEYVRRSVANSLNDIAKDHSDLVAAFVAEQIGDASPERRQLLRHASRTLLKQGHADALGNFGFAPPAGINARFSLDRSDIVLGESLGLRLAVSHDAETSQKVMIDYAVHHRKANGATSPKVFKWTSATLVPGGSIEIEKRHAIRPITTRRYYPGAHRIVILVNGQEAAEAGFDLALE, encoded by the coding sequence ATGGCCGAACCACTGAAGAATCTGCTGCACCCCGGTGTCGTCATCGCCATCGCCGATGCGCTCGAACGCAACGCCGCCGGTTTCGACCGCAAGAGGTTCGTGGCGCTTGCGGGTGACGGGCTGGAGGCGCTGGAGCTGATGCAGCGCTCGCTGCAGATCCGCGACGCGCTGGTCGAGACGCTGCCGCAGGCGTTTCCGGAGGCGGCCGCCAACCTCCACGCCTGCCTTCCTCGCGACGGCGCGGACGGTATCAGCGGCTGGTCGCTGCTGCCCTTCAGCCAGTACGTCGCCTTGCGCGGCCTCGACGACTTCGACCTGTCGCTGTCGCTGTTGCGGGCGCTGACGCCGCATTTCACAGCCGAGTTCGGCATCCGCGTCTTCATCGATCGCGACCAGGAGCGCGCCCTCGCGACGATCCGGGACTGGACGAAGGATCCCAACCATCACGTCCGGCGACTGGCGAGCGAAGGCACCCGCCCGCGCCTGCCCTGGGCGATGCGACTGCTGCAGCTCATCCGCGATCCGCAGCCGATCCTGCCGATCCTGACCGCGCTTCTCGACGACCCCGAGGAGTATGTGCGCCGCTCGGTTGCCAACAGCCTCAACGACATCGCCAAGGACCATTCGGATCTGGTGGCTGCTTTCGTCGCCGAACAGATCGGCGACGCATCGCCGGAGCGCCGCCAGCTTCTGCGCCACGCCTCGCGCACGCTGCTGAAGCAGGGGCACGCGGACGCGCTCGGCAATTTCGGTTTCGCTCCCCCGGCCGGCATCAATGCGCGCTTTTCGCTCGATCGTTCGGACATCGTGCTTGGCGAAAGCCTCGGCCTGCGCCTCGCCGTCAGCCATGACGCCGAGACGAGCCAGAAGGTGATGATCGACTACGCTGTGCACCATCGCAAGGCAAACGGTGCGACCTCGCCGAAAGTCTTCAAGTGGACATCCGCGACGCTTGTCCCCGGCGGCTCGATCGAGATCGAGAAACGCCATGCGATCCGGCCCATTACGACCCGTCGCTATTACCCGGGCGCGCATCGCATCGTCATCCTCGTCAACGGCCAGGAAGCGGCAGAAGCGGGCTTCGATCTCGCGCTTGAGTAG